CCCGGCGCCGTGGACCTCAGCGCCCGCGGCCGCGCCGCCGCGTTTGACAGCTTCCTGGGGTGGAACGGGCATCTTGCCTGTTCCTGGCGTAGCGGGGGCGGGCGAGACGCCCGCCCCGCCCCAATCGCTCGCAAGGTCACTCGGGCACACAATCACGACACCGTCGCCCTGGGCCAGCGCCAGCTCAAGCGCTTCGGCCAGCCGGCCGCGCGCCGCGCGGCGGATCGTCACGCGATCGATGACGACCTCGATATGGTGCCGGCGATTGCGGTCCAGCGGCGGCGGGTCGGACAGGTGGATGTAGACGCCGTCGACGCGGGCGCGGGCGAAGCCCTGCTGCAGCAGCTCGGCGAAGAGGTCGCGATGCTCGCCCTTCTGGGCACGCACCTTCGGAGAAAGCAGCGTGCACGCCGTGCCCTCGCCGAGGGCGAGAATCTGAGCGAGCATCTGCTCGCGCGTCTGGGCGGCGATTTCGCGGCCGCAGCGCGTGCAGTGGGGCGTGCCGGCCCGGGCGAAGAGCACGCGCGCGTAGTCATAAATCTGCGTGATCGTGCCGACCGTGCTGCGCGGGTTCCAGCCGCTGGTTTTCTGCTGAATCGAGATGGAGGGAGACAATCCGGTGATCTGGTCCACATCCGGCTTGGGGAGCTGCCCCATGAACTGCCGCGCGTAGGAGCTGAGCGACTCGATGTAGCGCCGTTGCCCCTCCGCGTAGAGCGTGTCGAACGCGAGGCTGCTCTTGCCGCTGCCTGAGACGCCGGTGAAGCAGATCAGCTTGTTTCTCGGGAGCGTGAGCGAGACGTCGCGCAGGTTATGCACGCGCGCCCCGGCGACGCGGATGGGCTGAGAGCTGAGCGACGCCATGGCCGGAGGTTATCCCAGAATGGCTGCGGCGGACAGCCGGACGCGTGTGGCGCCGAGCATGAGCGAATTTGACGCCGCGGGCTTGGTCCCGTATATTTCGCACAGCCTCTCGCATCCTGAACTGTCCCCATCGTCTAGAGGCCCAGGACACCGGCTTTTCAAGCCGAGAACACGGGTTCGAATCCCGTTGGGGGCAGTCCTGCGCACACACCTTGGGACGCCCTACCGTTCAACGTCACGCGCTCCGATTCGCCGTTCTTGGGGGGATCGCCGATGGCTGAATTGAACGCGCCGCCTCGGATCACCCCGCCCGCGAAGGCCGCCACCACGATCGTGGCGGTTTCAACGAGCTTCCGGACGTTCGCGTCCGACGGCGATTTCACCGTCGGACGCGGGGGTTTAACGCTACGGCGAAGCCTGATCCGCTCTAGTTTTGCGACAGCAACGCCACAAACGGATTGATGTCCAGCACGTCCGCGTTGCCGTCGGCATTGACGTCCGCGTTCATGATGTCACACTCGGGATACTGCTGTGCATACGCCGCCGGGCCGCTCAGCGCCGTGATGAACGGGTTGATGTCCAGCACATCGACGGCCGCGTCGCAGTTCAAATCGCCGGCCAGCGGCGGAACAAGGACGTATGACTTGTACATGCCTCCACCGCCGTACCCGTAGCCGACGATCCAGCCGGCGTCGTTGACCGCGGTGGCGGTCATCAGCGTAAATCCCGCCGTGTTCGTCAGAAGGTTCAGGTCGCGGATGCCGTTGCCCGGGTCATACACGAACGCCCGGCTGGAGGCCGTCGGCGTAAAGATCGTTCCCACGACGACGCCGTGCGCGTTGATGCTGGTGGGCTTCACGTACGGTTGATAGTCGGGAGAGGGCAACGGCAAGAGCGTGACGCCGGAGACGGGCGACCATGTGTAACCATAACTCACCTGGCCGTTTTGCTCGCGGCGGTTGCCGACGATTGTCCCGTCCTCCTCAATATCGACCACGGTTGTTTGTATGTTCGGACCGGCGAAGAGGCTGCTGACGTAGAAGTACTGGCCGGTCTCGAGGTCATAGACATAGCCGTCGGGCTGGCTGTTGCCGCCGGTCCAGCCGATGACCAGGCCGGTGTTGGTAACATGCGACGCGCCCTTGGCGCCTGGGACCGGCAGCGTGCGGGCGCCATTGACGGCATCCCACAGATAGGGGACTTGCAGCACGCCCTGGCTGTTGGAGCAATTGCATATCTGCATCGAGCCGACGGCCAGGCCGGCGTCGTTGACGTCCGACAACACAAGCGGGTAGTAATAGCCGGGCACAATCGGGACGGTGGTGAGCTGGCCGCTGGGAATGTCATAGAGCTGCGCCACGCCGGCCAGCGCGCCGTTGTCGCTGATACCGTGCGGCCAACTGATTCCCACGGCGGTCTTTCCGGCGGCCAACGACCAGTAGAATCCGGAGTAGCTGATGGACGAGCCGTACTGGTACGTGGACGTACCGCAGGCTACGCCGTTGTTGTTGATGTCATAGATGTAGCATTCTCGCAGGCCGTAGGTTGTCGTGAATGCGTCGACGAGGTGGAAGCGGTATTCCTCCGCCACGACGGTCGCGGCCAGAGCTTGTACCAGGCACCACGCCGCGATACGCGCGGCCGGGGATGTGCGGGTCATCGCGAGCCTCCAGTAGGCGCGGCCAGTCAGTTTCCGCTGAGCAGCGCCGTGAACGGGTTGATGTCCAGAATGTCCACAGCGCCATCCGCATTGACATCGCCGGCGGTGATGTCGCACTGTGGATACGCCGCCGCATAGGCGGCCGCATCTCCGACGGCGAGGACGAACGCGTTGATGTCGAGGATGTCCACGCTGCCGTCGCAATTGAGATCGCCGCGGGCGGGCGGCGCGGCGGATTGACGATAGTCAAACCCGGAGCTGGACGAGTACGACGCATTATTCACGGGATTCCCCTGTGCGTCGCGCAGGTTGCGGATGCCGCCCCAGTAGCTGGAATTGCCGAGATCGATCACGGTGTCCAGCGTTCCGGCGGCCAGGGCATACTGGTTGTCGAACTGCGTGTCCACCTGCAGGAATGTATCCACCAGAATCGGCTCGCCGTAGATGAACTCGATCGTCGCCGTCTGCTGGTAGGTGTTGAGCGGGTCGCCGAAGTAGTCCAGCGAAGTGGAGTCGAAGCCCTTGTACCACTCGCCGGCGTAAAACACCGATTGAATCGGATTACCGAAGGGATCGCTGACGCCTTCCACGGACGCATTGATCACCGCGTGCCAGAACGCGTAGAACTCGGTGTCGGGGTTCGTCAGGTATTCAGGGCTGAGATTGACAAAGCCTGAGCCGGCGACGTAAAGCGTGACTTCAAAGAACCCGTGCGTGCCGTTGAGCGCGGGGGCGTCGAAGCGCAGCACGTCCCAGTAACGCGAGGTGGCGAAGCCGTACTCGAAGTAAAGCGGGTTCGCCGGGTTCGTGCCGGCCAGGTCGATGCGCGCCTTGTTGACTCCGAAGCCGACGTTCGCCACGCCGGCCACGCGACCGTAGTCGACGATCAGGTCTTCGTGCTCAATCGGCCCGACCGGCTGCTCGCCCTGCTCGTAATGCTCAATGTAATGCGGCCCGAGCGAGAGGTTCACTCCGTATTCGACGTGGTGCGCCGCGACCGCGGAGATGGTGACGGTGTCACTCGTGGCGGCGTTGTCGTCGTCCCACACGGTCAGTGTCGCGACGTATGTGCCGGAGTTGGCGTAGGTGTGAACCGGGTTCGGCTCGCTCGAAATGTCGCCGGATGAATCGCCGAAGGTCCACTGGTAGGTCACGATGGCGCCGTCCGCGTCGTACGAACCGGCCGAACTGAATTGCACATTCAGAGGCGTGTTGCCGGACGCCGGCGTGGCGCTGGCGAGCGCTACCGGCGGCAGGTTGACGCCGGCCGCGTTGATGATCAGGCTGGTGGTGCCCACGCCGCCGCGCGCGTCGTAACAGTTCATCGTGACGGTCTGCGGCCCCGGCTCGGTGAACGTGTGATAGGCAGTCGTTCCCCAGTAGGTGCCGCCGTCACTGAACAACCACTCCACGTTGCCGATGAAGCCATCGGGATCGTACGAGCCGGCTGCCGAGAACACGACGTCGAGCGGCAGAACGCCGGCGTAGGTGTCCGCCGTTGCGACGGCGACGGGCAATTGGTTGGGGGCGAGCGCCTTGACGAGGACCGTCTGGGTGGTCGACGCTCCGCCGTCATCCGTCACCGTCAAAGTCGCCACGAAGGGGCCCGCGTCCAGATAGGTGTGTGTCGGGTTCGCCTGCGTGGAGGAGGCGCCGTCGCCGAACTCCCAAATGTAGAAGGCGATCATTCCATCGGAGTCGCTCGAACCGGCCGAGCTGAATGCGACGTCGATGGGCACATCGCCTGCGGCCGGAGCGGCCATCGCCGCGGCCACCGGGCGGCTGTTTCCTCCGACTCCCATCCGTTCATAATGTATACAGTAATTTGCATGGAGGGAGTCGTTGTCAAGAACAGAGCCGGTCAGCAGGGACACGCCCGCGCGCGCGGCAATGTTCGGGTCGGTCTCGCTCGCCGGCGTCGCCGAAAAGACGAACCCCTGGGCGTCGAGAACAGTTCCGGTCGGACCGATGCGCATGGCAAACAGGTCGCTGCGCGCGTCAAGCTGATCGAGCGTCCAATCGGCGAGGCGGTTTCTCTGGTCCTGGAAGACCACGACGAACTGGTCGCCATCCCATGCGGCGCGAGGCTTGTATTGGTTGCCGACCCAGGGAGTGAGGTTGATCATCGGCTGAACCGTGCCGTCCGCGCCCACCATCCTGGCCAGCAAGTCCGTTTCGACGCCTGATGAAAGCTCCTGGGATTGCACCATCAACGCCTGGCTCCCGCTGGAGGCCAGCGCCAGCTCGAACACGCCATTGCCGCCAGACGTTGAGAACGGGCCGTGAATCGTGAATGCGGGCGTCGTTGTTCCATCCGCATTGATGAACGCGCCGAGGGTGCTGGCGTAAGGATTGTCGTGTGTGGAGTTCTGGTGCCAGGCGGCAAGCCAGCGGCCTCCGAGCGCGACGACCGCCGGCACGCGGCCGACAAACGAGCCGCCGAGCGTCAGCGGCGCTGAATCAAGCACCGCTCCATCGGAGCCGCGAACGCGGGCCGCCGCCGGAAAGATGTACTGGGCGTTGATTCCGACCTTGCGACCGACGACGAGAAAATCAGCGCCCAGAGCGGCGACGTCCGCCGAACCGAAGGCCTTGTTTGCCGCGCTCATGATCACAAACGGGGCCGCATCCAGCGCGGTTCCATCCGGAAGGAGGCGCTGACCCACAATGCCGAAGGCATTTCCCCACGCCGCCAGGTAGCACGAGCCATTCCAGGCGACATTTGCGTAAGTCGGGCCGCTGGTGGGATTGCCGGCATCGAGCTGAATCGGCGACGCCGTGAGCGGATCACCATTCACATTGAGAGGCTGGGCCAGAACGCGCACCTGGGCAGCGGTCGCACTGAAATAGACGAGCATGTAGCCGGCATCGCCCGCGGCGACGTCGGACCGCTGCTGCCGTGGAGCGCCGACCGAAATCGCGCTGACCGGGCCGGGCGCGTTGCTGGGCAGGATCGTTGCGCCGAAGATGTCGTTGTTGCCGTTGGCGTAGGTCGTCCAGACGAGCTGAACGGCGCCCTGACCGGTTCCCGCGCTGGGCCCGGTCTGCACGCCCGGAACGGCGACACTGCCGGGGGCGATCACCTGCCCCGATGCATTGACGCGCACGATCCACGTCGTACTGTACTCGCCCCAGGTTATTCGCCAGTCGATCCCGTCCCATGCGACCGCCGTGGCGGCGTACGCGTAAGGCTGCGTGGTCCCGGAGAGGTTGACGCCGTTACCATCCAGCTTCTGACCGCTCGTGTTCACGCGCGAGCCGGCCACCACCACGGAGAAATTCGGCTCCTGCCGATTCCAGGCGATGTAGAAGCCGGCGTCATTCGCGGCCAGGTCGCTCAGCGGCGTGGGCAACAGGGAGATCAATGCGGCATCCAGCACGTTCAGGTCGCCGTCAAAGCGCACCGCCTTCGTATCATCCGTGCCGTTGACATAGGCATCGTTGAAGGAGAGCAGAAACACGCCGGCCGCATAGGCCAGCTTCAAGTTGGAGCGGCCGTAGTAGGTCGCTTTCACAAGCGCCCGCGTGGGCGGATCGAGCATAGCGCCGGCCGCCGAGATGCGCACGGCCACGATATCGCCGCTGGTCGAGCTGCCCTGATTGACGACGACCCAGTTTGCTCCATCGGAAGCCATCGCCCAATAGCTGCCGCCGGACGGCGTCAGCCCGAAGAGCTTGATGGGCTTGGAATCCAACACTGCACCGCTGGGCGCGACGCGCACGGCCTCCATCGACTTCTGGTAGTAGTACCCGGTGCCGCTGAGGTCGTAGCTCTCAAAGACGACCAGCCAGTGCGTGCCATTCCACGCGACTTTCGGATTTTCCTGCGCCGCCTTTCCGGCCGCGATGGCGATCGGCACGGCGTCGATCGCGTTTCCAGCGGCATCCAGCCGAAGGCCGTAGATGTCGCGCGAAGTCTCCCCCTCATAGCCGCCGGTGACGATGGCGCGCGTGTCGGACCACACCGCGAGCATCAGGTCGCCGCCGCGTGCGATGGCCGGCGCGGATTGGTCGCCTGCCGCGGCGCTAATGGCGGCGTCGCCTGGGACCGTACTCGCAGCCGCCAAGTCTGCAAAAGTCGCGACCACAATGAGCACGAGCGTGCAAGCCAATGCGCTATTCCAATTCAGCATGAGAAGGTCTCCCGAGCGAGGTTCTGTCGTGATGGAGACGCGCCGGTGCGCGGTCGAGGAGACTACGCCGAGGCGCGGAGAGTAAGAGTGGCTGCCAAACGGACACAGGCAAGTCACGCGCCAGTGCTCGTGGCGACGCACCAGTTTCTGCGAATTCCCGTAAAGGGCGCGAGGGGCGCGAGTTAGGATTCGTCGTTCGGCGCCGATGGCGCTCCATCCGCCGGTTGCGGCTGGGGCGTTCATGGGTCAACCGACCCGACGCCTGTGCGAATTGCCCCAGCCGCTCGCGTCTCATCGCACTCACCGCGGCGCGCTAGCCACCGGCCAGGAGCTGCACGAACGGGTTGATGTCCAGGATGTCCGCCGCGCCGTCGGCGTTGACATCGGCCAGCAGAGCGCTGCAGTTCGGGAACTGGGCCGCGTACGCCGCGGCGTCGATGATCGCCAGGACGAAGGCGTTGATATCCAGCACGTTCACGGCCCCGTCGCAGTTGCAGTCGCCGACGGCGAAAGGCGGCGGCGGGAGATTCAGGCTCCAGGCCTCAATGAAGTCGATTTCGTTCGTCGCGCCGCCGGCGTCGATCAACCAGAGCTGCTCGATCGTCTTGATGCCAAGCACATCGTGCAGGTTGTCGAGATCGAGGTAGACGAGATTGGCGACGACCGGGCTGCCGGGCAGGATTTCCAGGCCATCGATGTCGGCCCCTTGCAGGCCGCCGGTGAAACTGAGAAAGACGAACTCGCCTGCGACGACCGGGCTGCCCGGCTCGGTGTCGAGCACTTCGATGACGATGCCGACATCGTCCGTGGCGCCGCTTTCGAGCAGAGCGTCGAAACCGACGTTGGTGTCGAGCAGCGCGATCTCGAACGTGCGCGTCGTCGTGGCGTTGCTCAGGCCGCTGCGCGGGTCGCTGACTCTGCCGCTGGTGGCGGCAAAGTTGATCCGTTCGGCAGGGGTGAAGCTGCCGCCGTAAACCTGCGTGTCGGAGACGTTGACGCGCGTGCCGCGCAGGGCCGTGAAGGTGACGTTGAAGCTTTCTTCATAGGTCGTCGCGCCGGACAAGACCTCGGCGGAGCTGAGCACGGTCTGCACGAGGTCGGGTCGGCCGGCCGGTCCGGGCGGGTTGACGTAGGTGAGCGGGTCGGGAAAGTCGCGGACCATCGGCCGGACCACGAGCGGGTTCGAGATATCCGTCGCCGCATTCAGCAGCGAGGCGCCATGGCCCCAGGTGTCAATCGCCTGGGCCGCGTGCGCGGGCAGCCAGGAGGCCAGGGACGTCGCGACAAACTCGTTGGCCGCCGCGTCCGCGACGATCGGCTGGACGGCGGCGAAGACCGTCGTCTGGAAGGGCTGCCCCGCCGCGTTCAGACCGGTCGTGGGGTTCAGCACGGTGGCGGTGATCTGGACGTTTTGAACCGGGTTGAGCACGGCCGGGTCGCCGCCGCCGGCGTTCGTCGCGGTGACCGTGACGGTCGCGGAGGCGCTCGAATTGTGCGCCGCGCTGGCGGTCGGCGAGATCGCGACGGTGGGCAGCGCGAACGACTGTCCCGCGACGGCGGATGCGGCGTCGCCGCCGGAGAACGTCGCCACGGCGGGATTGGTCGATGCGCCTGCGACGGTGGAGAAGTTGACGTCAAAATCGCCGCCGACGTTGGCGCAAAGCAGCGCGGGGCGGCCGATCGTGTCTTTGAGCACGCTGAAGTTCTGTTCGCTCGATGCGGCGACTCCCAACTCCGGCGCGCTCGTGGTCATCACGGACCGTCCGGGCGTCGGGTAGAACGGGCCGGCGCTGCGGACGTGGCGATAGGCGTTGAGCGCGTCGGAAACCGGATCGTCGTTTCCGGTATTTGCATCCTCGGTCGTCTTGCCCATGTCGACGTACCTTCGTGCGTAGCCGGCGGCGATGCCGGGATTGAGGCCGGCGCTCTCGCGCTCGGGAAGCTGGCAGATCAGCCGACTGAAGGCGCCGCCATCCGGCAACACCATTGCCAGGTCGAAGCTGTTGTTCTGTCCGTACGGCTGCTCGAGCACATCGAAATTGCCGAAGTCATTTGGCGCGAAGCCATCCATGAGGCAACCTGCCTGCAGCACGGTGCCCGCCGGGAGGTTCGGGTTGGCGCTGCCGCCGACCGGGATGTGCTGGTCGTCGTAAAGCTGTACATAGCCGGCGGCATCACGATTCACGAGCAGGTAGGCGCTTGAGCCATTCTGAATGATGCCGCTCTGCGTCTCACTCGGCATGTCGATCAGCGACTCCGCGACGACCGGCGCGAAGTTGGTTGTGCCGCCGAACTGGTTGCCGTTGATCGGCACGAACGTGTAGCCGGGGGTGCTGGTCACGCCGCCGTTGATGAGGGCGACGCGCGTCGCAGCCGTTCCGGCCAGAGCGGTCGGCGGATTGCCGAGGTAATCGACCCAGCCGAGGACGACGACGCCGCCGGCGGGCCGGGCGACGGCGCCCGGCGTCAGCCCGTTGGAGGGGTCGAGGTCAAACGTCGGCAGGTCAAAGCGGTAATTCACCAGGCCGGGGCCGGTGCTGTCCTCGTCGCCTTCGACTTCATAAAACGCCAGCCGCAGAGCGTCCTTGTTCAACCCCGGGCGCAGATTGGCCGCGGGTGGAAGGTAGATTTCGATGTACTCCTGATGCAGATTGGCCGGGTCGCGGCCGACCGGGCCGTCGTTTACGCCGGGCGGGTCGGTGTACACCTCCGTGATGATCGGATGATCGGGGATCGCCGCCAGGACGGCAGGTACGAGAGCGGCCGAAGCACAAAACGCCGCGGCGCGCGCGGTCAGGCGCGAAAGGCTCATGAACGGTTCTCCTCTGAACAACGGGAAACAGGGGCCGCCAGAGCGCTGCGCGGGCGTCGTGGCAGCAAAAGACCAATGCACGTCGTGCGCCCTGCACAGGCCGGTCGCAAAGCGGCGCTCCCCTGAAGAGGCGGCGGCGACGGAGTTGATACAACCTTGGCGGCGTTGCGCTCCCGCTGAATTCGGCCGGCGGACCCGGGGATTAACGAAATCTGAACGGGGTTGTATCAGACGCGCCGCCGCCGGCTCTGTAGGCGGCAGCGGAGCCGCACCTTTGTGCGTTGGTTTCACGCGGCTCGCAGCCCGTCGTCCTTCCGCCCGAGGTCCACACGTGTTTGTAAGCTCGAACGACCTGCGACCCTCGCGAACCCCGAAGCGTGTGCTGGCCTACTGCCACGACAGCGTCGGCATCGGGCATCTGCGCCGCACGCTGGCGATCTGCGAGCGTGTCGGGCGCGTTTTTCCGGAGTGTTCCTTCCTGATCGCCACCGGCACGCCTTACGTGCCGATGTTCAATCTCAAGGCGAAAATCGACACGCTGAAGCTGCCGGCGCTTTCCAAAGAGGGCGACGGCTACTGCTCTAAATTCCTGGGCATGTCGCTGCAGCGCATGATTCAGTTTCGCCAGTCGCTGCTGCTCCAGGCCACCAAGGACCTGGCGCCGGACGTGCTGCTGGTGGATAAGGCGCCGCTGGGCGTCTGTCGCGAGCTGCTGCCGACGCTCAACTGGCTGCACGAGAACCGCCCCGACGTGCCGATCGTCTTCGGCATGCGCGACGTGGAGGACGATCCCGAGTCGACCATCGCGCAGTGGACGCACGACGGCGTGCAGAGCGCGCTCGACGCGTGCTTCCACGAAATCTGGGTCTACGGCATGCAGGGCGTGTTCGACGTCGTTCGCGAATACCGGCTGCCCGGCGGAATCGCCGAAAAGACGCACTACGCCGGCTACGTCCGCCGCGATCCCTGCGACCACGCACCGCGGCCGCGCATCGCCGGCAAGCAGGTGCTGGTCACCGTCGGCGGCGGAACGGATGGCGAGCGGCTGCTTTCGACGTACCTGGAGCAGACTGCCGCCGCCGTGGCGCGGCTGGGCGCGACCTCGACCGTCGTCGGCGGGCCGGACCTGCCGCCGCCGGTTGCCGCGAAGCTGCGGGAAAAGGCCGCGCACATTCCCGCAACGCACTGGCTCGACTTTGAACCGTGCATGGGCTGCCGCATCAAGCAGAGCGATCTGATCGTCTCGATGGGCGGCTACAACACGATGTGCGAGGTCGCATCGGTTCGCAAGCCAATGCTGGTCATCCCGCGCGTCAAGCCGCGGCTGGAGCAGCTCATGCGCGCCCGGCTGTGGGAACGGCTCGGCGCAGCCCGCTGCCTGCCGCCGGACGAACTGACCCCGCAGGTGCTGACGCAGCGCGTTATGCAGATGCTGGCCGCAGAGGACGGACCGATGCGTCACGAACTGGATATGGCCGCGCTCGAGTTCGTCGAGCAGCGGTTCTCGCAATTCTTCGCCGAGGAGCCGAGCCGTGCGACTGCTGTACGTGTGTAACGACTTCGGCATTCCGCCGGACGGGACCAAGGGGCCGTCGATCCACCTTCGGTCGATCACGGCGGCGCTGGCCGCCGCCGGTTGCGAGGTTCGGCTGCTGAGTCCCAAAGCCGGCCCCGGTCCGGGTCATCCGGTCGTTCGGCTGCTGCCGCCGGGCTGTCCGCCCGCGGATGAATCGGCGCGCCTGCTGCGCGACTACATGACGCCGCGCGGGCTCGGCGATGCGCTGGCGCGCGAAATTCGCCCGCTGCTGTACAACGCCTGGGCCCTGGACGAGGCGCGGCGGGCGCTGGCGGATCGCCCGGTGGATGTCGTGCTTGAGCGGCTCTCGCTCTTTTCGCACCTGGGGCTGGACCTGGCCGAGGCGCTGGACGTGCCGCTGGTCGTGGAAGTGAACGCGATCCTGACGGACGAAGCGCGCCGCTACCGCGCGCTGCAACGAATCGAACTGGCCGAGACGATTGAGAGGCGCGTGCTTGAGCGGGCGGCGGCGCTGCTGGTCGTCAGCCGGCAATTGGCCGATCAGCTCGCGCAGCGCGGCGTGGAGCGCGACAAGATCGTAGTGATTCCGAACGGCGCGGACGTTGAGCACTTCGACGCCGCGCCGCCTCCGGATGCGTGTCGGGCGGCGCTCGGGCTGGCCGGGCGGTTCGTGGTCGGTTTCGTCGGCAGCCTGAAGGTGTGGCACGGCGCGGACGTGCTGGTCGAGGCGTTCGCGAAGCTGCATGCCGTCGATTCAGCGGCGCGGCTGCTGATCGTCGGCGCCGGCCCGCAGGAGCCGTCGCTGCGGACGCAGGCGGCCGAGCTGAGCCTGGGCGAATCCGCCGTCTTCACCGGAGCGGTTTCGCACGAGCAGGTGCCGGCGATGGTGCGGGCGATGGACGTGGCCGTCGCGCCGTACGTTTCGATCGAGGGATTCTGCTTCTCGCCGATCAAGCTGTTCGAGTACATGGCCGCCGGGGCGTGCGTCGTTGCGTCGCGGATCGGACAGATTGACGAGGTCGTTGAGCACGCGCGAAACGGGCTGCTGTGCAGTCCCGGGAATGCGACCCATCTCTTCGGTGCGCTGGACCTGTTGCGGACCTCCCCGAACCTGCGGCGACGGCTGGCGGAGTGCGGCCGCGAGACGGTGCGGACGAAATTCACCTGGGCGCACACCGCGCGGCGCGTGCTGGACGTGATCGGGCCGCTCGTCGCCGCGCGGGCGGCGGCGTCGTCCTTTCAGGCGGCGACGTCATGAGCGGCGAAACGCGCGGCCAACCAGCGGCCAGGGGCGGCCGCGTGGGCTACTTCCTGCGGATGTACCCGCGCTTCAGCCAGACGTTTATTGTGAACGAGATGCTCGAGCTGGAGCGGCAAGGGGTTGATCTTCGCATCCTGGCGCAGAAGAAGCCCGACGACGGCATGTTTCACGAGTCGGTGACGCGCGTCCGCGCCAAGGCGGGATACCTGCCCGAAACGCTGACCGGCTGCCTGGCGAAGACGTGGACCTTCTTTCGCGAGCGCTTCGGCAAGGGCGCGCCGGCGTACGGCGCGGCATGGCGAGCGTGCGTGCTGCGGCGGCAAGCCGGGCTGGTGGACTTTCTTCAGGCGGCGCTGCTGGTCCGCTGGGCCCGCAAGCACAAGGTCGGCCACGTGCACGTGCATTTCGGCACCGGCGAAGCGACCGTCGCCATGCTGGCACGGCTGATGGGCGGGCCGAGCTACAGCCTGACGCTGCATGCGTTCGACATCTTTCGCGACAACGTCGATCGGCGGCTGCTGGCGGCGAAGATCAACCACTCGCGGTTCACGGTCACCGTGTGTCATGAGAATCGGCGCTGGATGATTGAGAACCTCCCGGGCGTCGTCGCGGAGCGCATTCGCGTCAACTACAACGGGATTGACCTGGAACGGTTCGCGCCCGCCGGCGACGGGATCCGCCGCGCAAACTCGGCCGACTCGGAGGTCGGCCGCTACGTGGAGAACTCGGCCGACTCGGAGGTCGGCCGCTACGTGGAGAACTCGGCCGACTCGGAGGTCGGCCGCTACGTGGAGAACTCGGCCGACTCGGAGGTCGGCCGCTACGTGGAGAACTCGGCCGTGTTGGGGGCCGGCCCTGACGCCGCGAGCCCTTCGCTGCTGGGCGTCGGGCGATTGATTGAGAAGAAGGGGTTCATCGATCTGGTTCGCGCGGCGGGACTGCTGCGCGATCGCGGAACGCCCGTACAAGTTCGGATCATCGGCGACGGCCCGGAAGAGGCGGCGCTGAAATGCGAGATCGAGCGCCTCGGCCTCGAGCAGCACGTGAAGCTGCTCGGCCCGCTTCAGCAGGACGCCGTCCGGAGCCAGATGCAGCAGGCGACCTGCTTCGTGCTGCCCTGCATCCGGGCCGCCGACGGCAATGTGGACGCGCTGCCGACGGTTCTACTGGAAGCGATGGCCTGCGGCTGCCCGTCGATCAGCACCGCGATCGGGGGCGTGCCGGAGATCATCGAGGACGGCGTGAGCGGGCGCGTGGTCGAGCCGGGACGGCCGGTGCTGCTGGCCGACGCGATTCAGTCGGTCGTGCGCGATGCGGAAATCGCCGAGCGATACTCGCTCGCCGGGCGCCGCCGCGTCGAGCGGATGTTCGACGTGCGCAGGAACGTCGCGACGATGCGCGCGTGGCTGACGGGGTCGGCCGAGCCGGCCGAAGCGTCCGCCGTCGAAACCCAGGCGCCGTCCACGGTGGCC
The genomic region above belongs to Phycisphaerae bacterium RAS1 and contains:
- the kanF gene encoding 2-deoxystreptamine glucosyltransferase; protein product: MRLLYVCNDFGIPPDGTKGPSIHLRSITAALAAAGCEVRLLSPKAGPGPGHPVVRLLPPGCPPADESARLLRDYMTPRGLGDALAREIRPLLYNAWALDEARRALADRPVDVVLERLSLFSHLGLDLAEALDVPLVVEVNAILTDEARRYRALQRIELAETIERRVLERAAALLVVSRQLADQLAQRGVERDKIVVIPNGADVEHFDAAPPPDACRAALGLAGRFVVGFVGSLKVWHGADVLVEAFAKLHAVDSAARLLIVGAGPQEPSLRTQAAELSLGESAVFTGAVSHEQVPAMVRAMDVAVAPYVSIEGFCFSPIKLFEYMAAGACVVASRIGQIDEVVEHARNGLLCSPGNATHLFGALDLLRTSPNLRRRLAECGRETVRTKFTWAHTARRVLDVIGPLVAARAAASSFQAATS
- a CDS encoding Microbial collagenase precursor — encoded protein: MLNWNSALACTLVLIVVATFADLAAASTVPGDAAISAAAGDQSAPAIARGGDLMLAVWSDTRAIVTGGYEGETSRDIYGLRLDAAGNAIDAVPIAIAAGKAAQENPKVAWNGTHWLVVFESYDLSGTGYYYQKSMEAVRVAPSGAVLDSKPIKLFGLTPSGGSYWAMASDGANWVVVNQGSSTSGDIVAVRISAAGAMLDPPTRALVKATYYGRSNLKLAYAAGVFLLSFNDAYVNGTDDTKAVRFDGDLNVLDAALISLLPTPLSDLAANDAGFYIAWNRQEPNFSVVVAGSRVNTSGQKLDGNGVNLSGTTQPYAYAATAVAWDGIDWRITWGEYSTTWIVRVNASGQVIAPGSVAVPGVQTGPSAGTGQGAVQLVWTTYANGNNDIFGATILPSNAPGPVSAISVGAPRQQRSDVAAGDAGYMLVYFSATAAQVRVLAQPLNVNGDPLTASPIQLDAGNPTSGPTYANVAWNGSCYLAAWGNAFGIVGQRLLPDGTALDAAPFVIMSAANKAFGSADVAALGADFLVVGRKVGINAQYIFPAAARVRGSDGAVLDSAPLTLGGSFVGRVPAVVALGGRWLAAWHQNSTHDNPYASTLGAFINADGTTTPAFTIHGPFSTSGGNGVFELALASSGSQALMVQSQELSSGVETDLLARMVGADGTVQPMINLTPWVGNQYKPRAAWDGDQFVVVFQDQRNRLADWTLDQLDARSDLFAMRIGPTGTVLDAQGFVFSATPASETDPNIAARAGVSLLTGSVLDNDSLHANYCIHYERMGVGGNSRPVAAAMAAPAAGDVPIDVAFSSAGSSDSDGMIAFYIWEFGDGASSTQANPTHTYLDAGPFVATLTVTDDGGASTTQTVLVKALAPNQLPVAVATADTYAGVLPLDVVFSAAGSYDPDGFIGNVEWLFSDGGTYWGTTAYHTFTEPGPQTVTMNCYDARGGVGTTSLIINAAGVNLPPVALASATPASGNTPLNVQFSSAGSYDADGAIVTYQWTFGDSSGDISSEPNPVHTYANSGTYVATLTVWDDDNAATSDTVTISAVAAHHVEYGVNLSLGPHYIEHYEQGEQPVGPIEHEDLIVDYGRVAGVANVGFGVNKARIDLAGTNPANPLYFEYGFATSRYWDVLRFDAPALNGTHGFFEVTLYVAGSGFVNLSPEYLTNPDTEFYAFWHAVINASVEGVSDPFGNPIQSVFYAGEWYKGFDSTSLDYFGDPLNTYQQTATIEFIYGEPILVDTFLQVDTQFDNQYALAAGTLDTVIDLGNSSYWGGIRNLRDAQGNPVNNASYSSSSGFDYRQSAAPPARGDLNCDGSVDILDINAFVLAVGDAAAYAAAYPQCDITAGDVNADGAVDILDINPFTALLSGN
- a CDS encoding MurG-like transferase; this encodes MFVSSNDLRPSRTPKRVLAYCHDSVGIGHLRRTLAICERVGRVFPECSFLIATGTPYVPMFNLKAKIDTLKLPALSKEGDGYCSKFLGMSLQRMIQFRQSLLLQATKDLAPDVLLVDKAPLGVCRELLPTLNWLHENRPDVPIVFGMRDVEDDPESTIAQWTHDGVQSALDACFHEIWVYGMQGVFDVVREYRLPGGIAEKTHYAGYVRRDPCDHAPRPRIAGKQVLVTVGGGTDGERLLSTYLEQTAAAVARLGATSTVVGGPDLPPPVAAKLREKAAHIPATHWLDFEPCMGCRIKQSDLIVSMGGYNTMCEVASVRKPMLVIPRVKPRLEQLMRARLWERLGAARCLPPDELTPQVLTQRVMQMLAAEDGPMRHELDMAALEFVEQRFSQFFAEEPSRATAVRV